One stretch of Amycolatopsis sp. NBC_00345 DNA includes these proteins:
- a CDS encoding alkaline phosphatase D family protein has product MTESTHSRRTLLKAGLATSALAGGLLLPGMTGTASAALVRRGRPVLTHGVASGDVTTGSGIVWSRADRPARLVVEIARDPSFRGARRVAGPVVSPATGGTGKVRLAGLRPGTGYHYRVTAVDLDGRTASEAVTGRFATAPLGRADTRILWSGDVAGQNYGINPGLGGMTIFAAMADRRPDLFLHSGDTVYADGPLTESVTLPGGGGIWHNVVTPEKSKVAETLDEFRGQHAYNRLDEHFRRFAAEVPSVVQWDDHEVSNNWYPGEVMNDRPEYTEKRVDVLAPRAFQAFHEWHPIDRRQAVDGRVYRSFRHGSRVEVFVLDMRTYRDANTADQGAPGHILGDRQARWLADALGRSTATWKTVQADMPIGLVVPDGTAIEAVANNRPGAPGGRETELAWVLREISRRRVRNVVWLTADVHYTAAHHYSPDRAAAGDFDPFWEFVSGPLNAGAFGPSKLDPTFGPEAVFVHAPVTQNSSPAQGFQHFGELNVDGASGELTVDLRDGTGASLWSKTFQPQGR; this is encoded by the coding sequence ATGACCGAATCGACCCACTCCCGCCGCACGCTGCTCAAGGCCGGGCTCGCGACGTCCGCGCTGGCCGGGGGCCTGCTCCTGCCCGGCATGACGGGCACGGCGAGTGCCGCGCTGGTCCGCCGCGGCCGCCCGGTGCTCACTCACGGCGTCGCGTCCGGCGACGTCACCACCGGCTCCGGCATCGTCTGGTCGCGGGCCGACCGGCCAGCGCGGCTGGTGGTGGAAATCGCGCGTGACCCGTCGTTCCGCGGTGCCCGCCGCGTCGCCGGGCCGGTCGTCTCGCCCGCCACCGGCGGCACCGGCAAGGTGCGCCTCGCGGGACTGCGGCCGGGCACCGGCTACCACTACCGCGTCACCGCCGTGGACCTCGACGGGCGCACCGCGAGCGAGGCGGTGACGGGCCGGTTCGCCACCGCGCCGCTCGGCCGCGCCGACACGCGGATCCTGTGGAGCGGCGACGTCGCGGGCCAGAATTACGGCATCAACCCGGGCCTCGGCGGCATGACGATCTTCGCCGCCATGGCCGACCGCCGCCCGGACCTCTTCCTGCACAGCGGCGACACCGTGTACGCCGACGGCCCGCTCACCGAATCCGTCACCCTGCCCGGCGGCGGCGGGATCTGGCACAACGTCGTGACGCCGGAGAAGTCCAAGGTCGCCGAGACCCTCGACGAGTTCCGCGGCCAGCACGCCTACAACCGGCTCGACGAGCACTTCCGCCGGTTCGCCGCCGAGGTGCCCAGCGTGGTCCAGTGGGACGACCATGAGGTCTCGAACAACTGGTACCCGGGCGAGGTGATGAACGACCGCCCGGAGTACACCGAGAAGCGGGTGGACGTGCTCGCCCCGCGCGCGTTCCAGGCGTTCCACGAATGGCACCCGATCGACCGGCGCCAGGCCGTCGACGGGCGGGTTTACCGCAGCTTCCGCCACGGCAGCCGGGTCGAGGTGTTCGTGCTCGACATGCGCACCTACCGCGACGCCAACACCGCGGACCAGGGCGCGCCCGGGCACATCCTCGGCGACCGGCAGGCGCGCTGGCTCGCCGACGCGCTCGGCCGCAGCACCGCGACGTGGAAGACCGTGCAGGCGGACATGCCGATCGGGCTCGTGGTGCCGGACGGCACGGCGATCGAGGCCGTCGCGAACAACCGCCCCGGCGCCCCGGGCGGCCGCGAGACGGAGCTGGCGTGGGTGCTGCGCGAGATCTCCCGCCGCCGGGTGCGCAACGTCGTCTGGCTGACCGCCGACGTGCACTACACCGCCGCGCACCACTACTCGCCGGACCGGGCCGCGGCCGGTGACTTCGACCCGTTCTGGGAGTTTGTCTCCGGCCCGCTCAACGCCGGCGCGTTCGGGCCCAGCAAGCTCGACCCGACCTTCGGGCCGGAGGCCGTGTTCGTGCACGCCCCGGTGACGCAGAATTCCTCGCCCGCACAAGGGTTCCAGCACTTCGGCGAGCTGAACGTCGACGGCGCGAGCGGCGAGCTGACCGTCGACCTGCGGGACGGCACGGGCGCCTCGCTGTGGTCGAAGACGTTCCAGCCGCAGGGCCGCTGA
- a CDS encoding SDR family NAD(P)-dependent oxidoreductase gives MVHESLVERMSLDGRRAVVTGAGSGIGRATADILAKAGASVLPLDLSGADTVTVDVSDYAAVESVLSGETIDIVVNSAGIMAPDSLATTGPEDWDRVLAVNLTGYFNVLKCAVPRMNRPGSIIQISSMMGHIGVAFPSYTATKGAVLSLSRQLAGELGPEGIRVNSVSPGMILTGMTEDNLSDGPGRERVAQRTPLRTVGTAEDIANAVLYLASDLSAFVTGTDLLVDGGLISALNL, from the coding sequence ATGGTTCACGAATCACTTGTCGAACGCATGAGTCTCGACGGCCGTCGGGCGGTGGTGACCGGCGCCGGATCCGGTATCGGCCGGGCAACGGCCGATATCCTGGCAAAGGCCGGTGCTTCCGTCCTCCCCCTTGACCTCAGTGGCGCCGATACGGTGACGGTCGACGTTTCGGACTATGCCGCGGTGGAGAGCGTCCTGAGCGGCGAGACCATCGACATTGTCGTCAACTCGGCCGGCATCATGGCGCCCGACTCGCTCGCCACGACCGGGCCCGAGGATTGGGATCGGGTACTGGCCGTGAACCTGACGGGTTACTTCAACGTGCTGAAGTGCGCCGTTCCCCGGATGAACCGGCCCGGCAGCATCATCCAGATTTCCTCCATGATGGGTCACATTGGCGTCGCGTTTCCCTCCTATACCGCTACCAAAGGCGCTGTCTTGTCACTCTCGCGGCAATTGGCGGGCGAACTCGGCCCGGAGGGAATCCGCGTGAACTCGGTGAGCCCCGGAATGATCCTCACCGGGATGACGGAGGACAACCTTTCCGACGGCCCCGGGCGAGAGCGCGTTGCCCAGCGCACGCCCCTGCGGACGGTGGGCACAGCCGAGGACATCGCGAATGCCGTGCTGTACCTCGCCAGTGATTTGTCCGCCTTCGTGACCGGAACTGATCTTCTCGTCGACGGCGGCCTCATCTCGGCGCTGAATCTCTGA
- the folC gene encoding bifunctional tetrahydrofolate synthase/dihydrofolate synthase encodes MPRGEDGPFEAEEFDDGFDDDSNGDGAGRERRRDLADPDSFAGVDELGARAHDESDDIDPDLDAPDAAYTVGGGSRGGIGGIGQLGDNLATGPVPDLPGAEDAELHELDDQGVEEQPSDPNGQQARRELMAVEAELNQRWPETKIAPSLARIQALVTLLGEPHRGYPVLHVAGTNGKGSVSRMIDALLTRMGLRVGRYTSPHLQLVTERIALDGHPISAAKYVDLFRDVAPYVTMVDGASEDGVPMSKFEVLTGMAFAAFSDAPVEAAVVEAGLGGAWDATNVADGDVAVITPIGIDHVEYLGPNAVDAAAEKAGIIKPGSVAVIAEQDQDVLNVLLERAVKVDAAVARAGSEFGVMEREVAVGGQLLKLQGLGGVYDDIFLPLHGAHQAANAALALAAVEAFFGAGKDKQLVIEAVREAFAEVENPGRLERVRAAPTVLIDAAHNPMGARALATTVAEEFSFRRLVAVVAVMADKDARGILDALEPVVSEVVITRNSALRSMPLDELNEQAISIFGEDRVLAEPDLETAVETAIGLVEQSDDPEEPLSGGGVLVTGSVVTAGDARTLFGKEPS; translated from the coding sequence GTGCCGCGTGGTGAGGACGGGCCGTTCGAAGCCGAGGAGTTCGACGACGGCTTCGACGATGACTCCAACGGCGATGGCGCCGGGCGGGAGCGTCGCCGGGACCTCGCGGATCCGGACAGTTTCGCCGGCGTCGACGAGCTCGGCGCCCGGGCGCACGACGAATCCGACGACATCGACCCCGACCTGGACGCCCCCGACGCCGCGTACACCGTGGGCGGCGGCTCTCGCGGCGGCATCGGCGGCATCGGGCAGCTGGGCGACAACCTGGCCACCGGCCCGGTGCCCGACCTGCCCGGGGCCGAGGACGCCGAGCTGCACGAGCTCGACGACCAGGGCGTCGAGGAGCAGCCGTCCGACCCGAACGGGCAGCAGGCGCGCCGTGAGCTGATGGCCGTCGAGGCGGAGCTGAACCAGCGCTGGCCGGAGACGAAGATCGCGCCCTCGCTGGCGCGGATCCAGGCATTGGTCACGCTGCTGGGCGAGCCGCACCGCGGGTACCCCGTGCTGCACGTCGCGGGCACTAACGGCAAGGGCTCCGTCTCGCGCATGATCGACGCGCTGCTGACCCGGATGGGCCTGCGCGTCGGCCGCTACACCAGCCCCCACCTGCAGCTCGTCACCGAGCGCATCGCATTGGACGGGCACCCGATCTCCGCCGCGAAGTACGTGGACCTGTTCCGCGACGTCGCCCCGTACGTCACGATGGTCGACGGCGCGAGCGAGGACGGCGTGCCGATGAGCAAGTTCGAGGTGCTCACCGGGATGGCGTTCGCCGCGTTCTCGGACGCGCCGGTCGAGGCCGCGGTGGTCGAGGCCGGACTGGGCGGCGCCTGGGACGCCACGAACGTCGCGGACGGCGACGTCGCGGTGATCACCCCGATCGGCATCGACCACGTCGAGTACCTGGGCCCGAACGCCGTGGATGCCGCCGCCGAGAAGGCCGGGATCATCAAGCCCGGCTCCGTCGCGGTGATCGCCGAGCAGGACCAGGACGTGCTGAACGTGCTGCTCGAGCGCGCGGTCAAGGTCGACGCCGCGGTGGCGCGCGCGGGCAGCGAGTTCGGGGTCATGGAGCGTGAGGTCGCGGTCGGTGGGCAGCTGCTCAAGCTGCAGGGCCTCGGCGGCGTGTACGACGACATCTTCCTGCCCCTGCACGGCGCGCACCAGGCGGCCAACGCGGCGCTCGCGCTCGCGGCCGTCGAGGCGTTTTTCGGTGCGGGCAAGGACAAGCAGCTGGTCATCGAGGCCGTGCGCGAAGCGTTCGCCGAGGTGGAGAACCCGGGCCGGCTGGAGCGCGTGCGCGCGGCGCCGACCGTGCTGATCGACGCCGCGCACAACCCGATGGGCGCCCGCGCGCTGGCCACCACGGTGGCCGAGGAGTTCTCGTTCCGCCGCCTGGTCGCGGTGGTCGCGGTGATGGCGGACAAGGACGCGCGCGGCATCCTCGACGCGCTGGAGCCGGTGGTGTCCGAAGTGGTGATCACCCGGAACTCGGCGCTGCGGTCGATGCCGCTCGACGAGCTGAACGAGCAGGCGATCTCGATCTTCGGCGAGGACCGCGTGCTCGCCGAGCCGGACCTGGAGACGGCGGTGGAGACGGCGATCGGCCTGGTGGAGCAGTCCGACGACCCGGAGGAGCCACTGTCCGGCGGCGGCGTGCTGGTCACCGGCTCGGTCGTCACCGCGGGCGACGCGCGCACACTGTTCGGGAAGGAGCCGTCATGA
- a CDS encoding MarR family winged helix-turn-helix transcriptional regulator: MSHEKARSAAPSDEILPLPGSGNAMLSDLLWEVSGYVELRGEIALGDLPITTASSGVLMTMYGNPGITVTEMARLKPRSQQAISQIVARLEKLGMLERRVGRGRSVELHLTDQGSLLAEQAFDRENAVDREVRELLGTDNYEKLRRLLVSSRDKLRDTQ; the protein is encoded by the coding sequence ATGAGTCACGAGAAGGCGCGGTCGGCAGCCCCTTCGGACGAGATACTTCCGCTACCGGGATCAGGCAACGCGATGCTGAGCGACCTCCTCTGGGAGGTCTCCGGCTACGTCGAGCTGCGTGGGGAAATCGCACTGGGCGACCTGCCCATCACGACGGCGTCGAGCGGCGTATTGATGACCATGTACGGCAACCCGGGGATAACGGTCACCGAGATGGCGCGGCTCAAGCCGCGAAGCCAGCAGGCGATCAGCCAGATCGTGGCCCGGCTGGAGAAGCTGGGCATGCTCGAGCGTCGCGTGGGGCGTGGCCGCAGTGTCGAGCTGCACCTCACCGACCAGGGCAGCCTGCTCGCCGAACAGGCTTTCGACCGGGAAAACGCCGTGGACCGGGAAGTCCGTGAGCTCCTGGGAACCGACAACTACGAGAAGCTGCGCCGGCTGCTCGTCTCGAGCCGGGACAAGCTGCGCGATACGCAGTAG
- a CDS encoding maleylpyruvate isomerase family mycothiol-dependent enzyme, with amino-acid sequence MTALPPAEYLPHLRALTEAFAAGLREGEPAAPVPACGDWTRADLGTHLGTVHRWAATVVRTGEPQPFELESPPSADLAEWYAESAALLLDTLAEADPDARCWHFCGTAKTKAFWFRRQVHETAVHLVDLTEASDLDPLIAADGVDEVFGAMLPRITRWHAVPPLPAPITLRATDTGHSWTLVPGEPPVLGEAEATATVEAPARQLLLRLWKRPVAEPRITGDEALAAAFLQAPLTP; translated from the coding sequence ATGACCGCGTTGCCGCCGGCCGAGTACCTGCCGCACTTGCGTGCGCTCACCGAGGCGTTCGCCGCCGGATTGCGCGAGGGCGAGCCGGCCGCACCGGTGCCGGCCTGCGGCGACTGGACCCGCGCGGACCTCGGCACGCACCTGGGCACCGTGCACCGCTGGGCGGCCACGGTCGTCCGCACCGGTGAACCGCAGCCCTTCGAGCTCGAGAGCCCGCCGTCCGCGGACCTCGCCGAGTGGTACGCCGAGAGCGCCGCACTGCTGCTGGACACCCTCGCCGAGGCCGATCCGGACGCCCGGTGCTGGCACTTTTGCGGCACCGCGAAGACCAAGGCGTTCTGGTTCCGCCGCCAGGTCCATGAGACCGCGGTGCACCTCGTCGACCTCACCGAAGCTTCCGACCTGGACCCGCTGATCGCCGCCGACGGGGTCGACGAGGTCTTCGGCGCGATGCTGCCGCGGATCACACGCTGGCACGCCGTCCCGCCGCTGCCCGCGCCGATCACCCTGCGCGCCACCGACACCGGGCATTCCTGGACGCTGGTGCCGGGCGAGCCGCCCGTGCTGGGCGAGGCGGAGGCCACCGCCACCGTCGAGGCCCCAGCGCGGCAACTGCTGCTGCGGCTGTGGAAGCGCCCCGTGGCCGAGCCGCGGATCACCGGTGACGAAGCGCTGGCCGCGGCGTTCCTGCAAGCCCCGCTCACGCCCTGA
- a CDS encoding class I SAM-dependent methyltransferase produces MPFDHNHHYHPLLLAQLPPGPGRALDVGCGSGRFARRLAAAGLNVDAIDRSAPMVRLAEATGSPGPGTIDFRRTDITTQPLPAEHYSFISCLASLHHVPFETVTALREALEPGGVLAVLGLARPSTLTDHARLLAAVPVNAAARLFSYAADRLNGGADALPPAPVSMEFPRFSEVRAESQRLLPGSTVRPLLFWRYLLTYRKPLGDG; encoded by the coding sequence ATGCCGTTCGACCACAACCACCACTACCACCCGCTCCTGCTGGCCCAGCTGCCGCCGGGACCGGGGCGGGCGCTCGACGTCGGCTGCGGCAGTGGCCGCTTCGCCCGCCGCCTCGCCGCGGCCGGGCTGAACGTCGACGCGATCGACCGGTCCGCGCCGATGGTCCGGCTGGCCGAGGCCACCGGCTCACCCGGACCCGGCACGATCGACTTCCGCCGCACCGACATCACCACCCAGCCGCTGCCGGCCGAGCACTACTCCTTCATCTCGTGCCTGGCCTCGCTGCACCACGTGCCGTTCGAAACGGTGACGGCCCTGCGCGAGGCGCTCGAGCCCGGCGGCGTGCTGGCGGTGCTGGGGCTGGCGCGGCCGAGCACACTCACCGACCACGCGCGGCTGCTCGCCGCGGTCCCGGTGAACGCCGCCGCACGGCTGTTCTCCTACGCCGCCGATCGGCTCAACGGCGGCGCGGACGCCCTGCCGCCCGCCCCCGTATCCATGGAGTTCCCCCGGTTCTCCGAGGTCCGGGCCGAATCACAGCGGCTGCTGCCGGGCAGCACGGTGCGGCCGCTGCTGTTCTGGCGGTACCTGCTGACATACCGGAAACCGTTGGGAGACGGGTGA
- a CDS encoding DUF4233 domain-containing protein, translating into MSETPGGTPADEAKTVTPPPKDPMKGFRGVIAGTLIMEAITVALALPVINKLGDGITSGLGWTVLGIALVLLVLCGMLKRAWALPVVLVLQLGLIAMAGALPAIAIIGVVFLAAYLWFLWLRRDVARRMAAGTLPSQQQQPQA; encoded by the coding sequence ATGAGTGAAACCCCGGGCGGGACGCCGGCGGACGAGGCCAAGACGGTCACCCCGCCGCCCAAGGACCCGATGAAGGGCTTCCGCGGCGTCATCGCGGGCACCCTGATCATGGAGGCGATCACGGTGGCGCTCGCGCTGCCGGTGATCAACAAGCTCGGCGACGGCATCACCAGCGGCCTCGGCTGGACGGTGCTCGGCATCGCGCTCGTCCTGCTGGTGCTGTGCGGGATGCTCAAGCGCGCCTGGGCGCTGCCCGTGGTGCTCGTGCTGCAGCTGGGCCTGATCGCGATGGCCGGCGCGCTGCCCGCGATCGCGATCATCGGCGTGGTCTTCCTGGCCGCGTACCTGTGGTTCCTGTGGCTGCGCCGCGACGTCGCCCGCCGGATGGCCGCGGGCACGCTGCCGAGCCAGCAGCAACAGCCCCAGGCCTGA
- the ndk gene encoding nucleoside-diphosphate kinase: MTERTLVLVKPDGVARGLVGEVVSRIERKGLKLAALELRTVERSLAEEHYAEHKERPFFGDLLEFITSGQVVALAVEGPRAIAAFRQLAGGTDPVEKATPGTLRGDFGLETQYNLVHGSDSPESAERELKLWFPEL, encoded by the coding sequence GTGACTGAACGCACGCTGGTCCTCGTCAAGCCCGATGGCGTCGCGCGCGGCCTCGTCGGCGAGGTCGTCTCGCGCATCGAGCGCAAGGGCCTGAAGCTGGCCGCCCTCGAGCTGCGCACGGTCGAGCGCTCGCTGGCCGAGGAGCACTACGCCGAGCACAAGGAGCGCCCGTTCTTCGGCGACCTGCTGGAGTTCATCACCTCGGGCCAGGTCGTGGCGCTCGCCGTCGAAGGCCCGCGCGCCATCGCCGCGTTCCGCCAGCTGGCCGGCGGCACCGACCCGGTCGAGAAGGCCACGCCGGGCACCCTGCGCGGCGACTTCGGCCTGGAGACGCAGTACAACCTGGTGCACGGCTCGGACTCGCCGGAGTCGGCCGAGCGCGAGCTGAAGCTGTGGTTCCCGGAGCTGTGA
- a CDS encoding DUF1330 domain-containing protein yields MNKCYAIFALDIKDPAVMREYVKAAREAITSEVKILAVNAPEVVEGKWYGQQTVIMEFENIAAAREWYQSPVYQNAVSIRHAAAEAKVAFVEGIDVQAFAESTPESVLDLIGDRF; encoded by the coding sequence GTGAACAAGTGCTATGCGATTTTCGCGCTGGACATCAAAGATCCGGCAGTCATGCGGGAGTACGTGAAGGCGGCCCGCGAGGCGATCACGTCCGAGGTCAAGATTCTCGCGGTGAACGCGCCTGAGGTGGTCGAGGGAAAGTGGTACGGCCAGCAGACGGTGATCATGGAGTTCGAGAACATCGCCGCGGCCCGGGAGTGGTACCAGTCTCCCGTTTATCAGAATGCTGTCTCGATTCGGCACGCCGCCGCAGAAGCGAAGGTGGCTTTCGTCGAAGGCATCGACGTTCAGGCTTTCGCGGAGTCGACACCGGAGAGCGTCCTCGACCTCATCGGTGATCGCTTCTAG